From the genome of Deltaproteobacteria bacterium, one region includes:
- a CDS encoding EutN/CcmL family microcompartment protein — protein MQLAKVIGTVVASRKEDVLEGMKFLVVRNCDFEGTPTGPSVVAVDAVGAGTGEVVLYASGSSARLTHITENRPVDATIMAIVDLVEVEGTQRYSKEGFGR, from the coding sequence ATGCAGCTCGCCAAGGTCATCGGCACGGTGGTGGCCAGCCGGAAGGAAGACGTGCTGGAGGGGATGAAGTTCCTCGTGGTTCGCAACTGCGACTTCGAGGGGACCCCGACCGGCCCGTCCGTCGTGGCGGTCGATGCCGTGGGGGCGGGCACGGGCGAGGTGGTGCTCTACGCCTCGGGGAGCAGCGCCCGCCTGACGCACATCACCGAGAACCGCCCCGTGGACGCCACCATCATGGCCATCGTGGACCTGGTGGAGGTGGAGGGGACCCAGCGGTACTCCAAAGAGGGGTTCGGACGATAG
- a CDS encoding adenylate/guanylate cyclase domain-containing protein, translating to MVDKVYLQEMEATVVFFDVRGFSTLSAQLGPMDVGVMLSRYYQQVEEAVLSGKGRMVKFFSDAAMACFPGTAGVDHAGAALEVVRRLQQGLPAWLDENARAGWPLMEYAAGVATGTVLAGELGTARLRSYDVIGAAPALAAYLSRLANRRKVAGLVAAETVSAAKRKPPCIEVEGAEVGGRKVRIYRLLSPEEQAQPDAPLASST from the coding sequence ATGGTGGACAAGGTCTACCTGCAGGAGATGGAGGCCACCGTCGTCTTCTTCGACGTGCGAGGCTTTTCCACCCTCTCGGCGCAGCTCGGCCCGATGGACGTGGGGGTGATGCTCTCGCGCTACTACCAGCAGGTCGAGGAGGCGGTCCTCTCCGGCAAGGGGCGCATGGTGAAGTTCTTCTCCGACGCCGCGATGGCCTGCTTCCCGGGGACCGCGGGGGTGGACCACGCCGGCGCGGCGCTCGAGGTGGTACGGCGCCTCCAGCAGGGCCTGCCTGCGTGGCTCGACGAGAACGCGCGCGCGGGCTGGCCGCTGATGGAGTATGCGGCGGGAGTCGCGACGGGCACGGTCCTCGCGGGCGAGCTCGGCACGGCTCGGCTCAGATCCTACGACGTGATCGGGGCGGCGCCGGCGCTGGCGGCCTACCTCTCGCGGCTGGCGAACCGCCGGAAAGTGGCGGGCCTCGTCGCGGCCGAGACGGTCTCGGCCGCGAAGCGAAAGCCGCCCTGCATCGAGGTGGAAGGGGCCGAGGTCGGCGGGCGCAAGGTGCGCATCTATCGTCTTCTGTCACCCGAGGAACAAGCGCAGCCCGATGCCCCCCTCGCGTCCTCGACGTAG
- the gspD gene encoding type II secretion system secretin GspD: MNRPVSILLCAFLTLGGLGSRPGFGQREEPSRPAKRPSGKAAVRERAPQAGTPSDRDEETTSAAARRRRRRAAPISPPPAAPKPAGKAADQDKEKEKDAAKPKAAAGAEPGEKPAEPGAAPGEKEFNECVKIPSRRRIKITLKPESDLNDLVAWISSMTCRRFVIASNLATQKVTLVSPTPVTAQEAYRAFLSALDVMGLTVVPTGRYLKIVQGNWAIQSSIPTYGDDTRDQLPATDAVVTQLVRAQNVDVNELLLVLNKMKSRNGDVTAYKPTNTLILTDAGNNVRRMLRIVKELDVPVAGEKIWVVRLRNADAEEVKKILDQIFTGRTTSPLPMMRLNVERGSGAAGQPQTPHHEDVGSLSASKIITEPLTNSLIIVASPSSFGRIASLIKKLDVESDGVSQRIHVYYLENGDAEQMANTISAVTGGAQGRRTTPAGAGAAPGARGPVTGLFEGDVRVSADKPTNSLVVVASSKDYLNLRAVIRKLDVARKQVFVEASIMEINVDKARKLGFAYHGGGITGEGKTQSLIFGGVQHSDWSSLAINPLALMGLSVGARGALVDGSAELLGLQADIPGFGVMFQALQTGSNVNVLSSPHILTTENEEAEISVGQNIPFQGAFMGGGFGALAGAAGQAGGLGSLLPAVSVQRQDVALKLKLTPYVNENDVVRMKIEQEVSDIASPNFNNLGPSTSKRTAKTTVVVRDQQTVVIGGLMRDKVDNTESKVPLLGDIPILGYLFRHSARTMQKTSLMIILTPYIIRDQSDLRRIFKKKLEERREFIERYTSFKHTDPARDIDFRHKHGLLSEINRVGDQAEQDSRLIKDAQKRLQEHSDPVDAPPSAPPSGTAPPPGAGDRAPGGEGAAEGGDRRAPPAPVNPMTPPR; the protein is encoded by the coding sequence ATGAACCGACCTGTGAGTATCCTGCTGTGCGCTTTCCTGACCCTCGGGGGCCTGGGGAGCCGACCCGGCTTTGGCCAGCGGGAGGAGCCGTCTCGTCCCGCCAAGCGGCCGAGCGGGAAGGCTGCCGTGCGCGAGCGGGCCCCGCAGGCGGGGACCCCGAGCGACCGCGACGAGGAGACCACGAGTGCGGCGGCTCGGCGGCGACGGCGGCGTGCGGCGCCGATCTCTCCGCCCCCCGCGGCACCGAAGCCGGCGGGAAAGGCCGCCGACCAGGACAAGGAGAAGGAGAAAGACGCGGCCAAGCCCAAGGCGGCTGCCGGGGCCGAGCCGGGCGAGAAGCCGGCGGAGCCCGGCGCTGCGCCCGGGGAGAAGGAATTCAACGAGTGCGTGAAGATACCGTCCCGCCGACGGATCAAGATCACCCTCAAGCCCGAGTCCGATCTGAACGACCTCGTGGCCTGGATCAGCAGCATGACCTGCCGGCGATTCGTTATCGCCTCGAACCTGGCCACGCAGAAGGTGACGCTCGTGTCGCCGACGCCGGTCACGGCCCAGGAGGCCTACCGGGCCTTCCTGAGCGCGCTCGACGTGATGGGCCTGACGGTGGTGCCCACGGGGCGCTACCTCAAGATCGTGCAGGGGAACTGGGCCATCCAGTCGTCGATCCCCACCTACGGCGACGACACCCGCGACCAACTCCCGGCCACCGACGCGGTGGTCACGCAGCTCGTGCGCGCGCAGAACGTGGACGTGAACGAGCTGCTCCTCGTGCTCAACAAGATGAAGTCGCGCAACGGTGACGTCACGGCCTACAAGCCGACGAACACCCTGATCCTGACCGACGCCGGGAACAACGTGCGCCGCATGCTCCGCATCGTGAAGGAGCTGGACGTGCCGGTGGCGGGGGAGAAGATCTGGGTGGTGCGGCTGCGCAACGCCGACGCCGAGGAGGTGAAGAAGATCCTGGACCAGATCTTCACCGGGCGTACCACCTCGCCGCTCCCCATGATGCGCCTCAACGTCGAGCGTGGCTCGGGGGCGGCGGGGCAGCCGCAGACCCCGCACCACGAGGACGTGGGGAGCCTCTCGGCCTCGAAGATCATCACCGAGCCGCTCACGAACTCGCTGATCATCGTCGCGTCGCCCTCCTCGTTCGGGCGCATCGCGTCGCTCATCAAGAAGCTGGACGTGGAGAGCGACGGCGTGAGCCAGCGCATCCACGTCTACTACCTCGAGAACGGCGACGCCGAGCAGATGGCGAACACGATCAGCGCCGTGACCGGCGGGGCCCAGGGACGTCGCACGACGCCGGCTGGGGCTGGCGCGGCGCCCGGAGCGCGGGGGCCGGTGACGGGTCTTTTCGAGGGGGACGTGCGGGTGAGCGCGGACAAGCCGACCAACTCGCTCGTGGTGGTGGCGTCGAGCAAGGACTACCTCAACCTGCGGGCGGTGATCCGGAAGCTGGACGTGGCGCGCAAGCAGGTCTTCGTCGAGGCGTCGATCATGGAGATCAACGTCGACAAGGCGCGCAAGCTCGGCTTCGCCTATCACGGCGGCGGCATCACCGGGGAAGGGAAGACCCAGTCGCTCATCTTCGGGGGCGTGCAGCACAGCGACTGGAGCTCGCTCGCCATCAACCCCCTGGCGCTGATGGGCCTCTCGGTCGGGGCGCGCGGGGCGCTCGTGGACGGGTCGGCCGAGCTCCTCGGGCTTCAGGCGGACATCCCCGGCTTCGGGGTCATGTTCCAGGCCCTGCAGACCGGGAGCAACGTGAACGTCCTCTCCTCGCCGCACATCCTCACCACCGAGAACGAGGAGGCCGAGATCAGCGTCGGCCAGAACATCCCCTTCCAGGGGGCGTTCATGGGCGGAGGGTTCGGCGCCCTCGCGGGAGCCGCCGGCCAGGCGGGGGGGCTCGGTTCGCTCCTCCCCGCCGTCTCGGTGCAGCGCCAGGACGTGGCGCTCAAGCTGAAGCTCACCCCGTACGTCAACGAGAACGACGTGGTGCGGATGAAGATCGAGCAGGAGGTCTCCGACATCGCCTCGCCGAACTTCAACAACCTCGGCCCCTCGACCTCGAAGCGCACCGCCAAGACGACCGTCGTCGTACGGGACCAGCAGACCGTGGTGATCGGTGGCCTGATGCGGGACAAGGTGGACAACACCGAGAGCAAGGTTCCGCTCCTCGGTGACATCCCGATCCTCGGCTACCTCTTCCGTCACTCGGCGCGCACGATGCAGAAGACGAGCCTGATGATCATCCTCACGCCCTACATCATCCGGGATCAGAGCGACCTCCGACGCATCTTCAAGAAGAAGCTGGAGGAGCGGCGCGAGTTCATCGAGCGCTACACCTCGTTCAAGCACACCGACCCGGCCCGCGACATCGACTTCCGCCACAAGCACGGCCTCCTCTCGGAGATCAACCGCGTGGGGGATCAGGCGGAGCAGGACTCGCGGCTCATCAAGGACGCGCAGAAGCGCTTGCAGGAGCACTCGGACCCCGTGGACGCGCCTCCGTCGGCGCCGCCCTCCGGCACGGCGCCTCCTCCTGGCGCCGGAGACCGGGCCCCCGGCGGCGAGGGCGCGGCGGAGGGGGGCGATCGGCGCGCTCCCCCCGCTCCGGTCAACCCCATGACGCCGCCGCGCTAG
- a CDS encoding sigma-54-dependent Fis family transcriptional regulator, whose protein sequence is MHQPTILLVDDEQSNLDSLSRIMSREGYEVLVATDGKQGLELLRRHAVNVLITDLVMPQMSGSDLLKAARAVAPETEVVMMTAYGTVENAVEAMKQGAYDFVTKPLKRAQLVGVVKRALEKQSLVVENRTLRAQLEATRRRTPVGASLSWRRMMDVVMQAAPSSATVLLIGESGTGKELLARALHEHSQRASGPFVPVNCAAIPETILEAELFGYERGAFTGAVSRRDGRFSLADRGTLFLDEVGEISAQVQVKLLRVLQEGEFDRLGGKTERADLRLVAATNKDLAAEIRAGRFREDLYYRLNVITVYVPPLRERRDDIPLLADFFLRRYADKNAKPVAGFTRAAMERLTDYHWPGNVRELENVVERAVVLTKAQVIDEDDLPRDLIGAAGGDARAITVAIGTPLEEVERRLIAETLRHTRGDKRLAAQLLGIATRTIYRRLESRAGEAEDGDLAADEEAPGVTSPPSAP, encoded by the coding sequence ATGCACCAGCCCACGATCCTGCTCGTCGACGACGAGCAGAGCAACCTGGATTCGCTCTCCCGCATCATGAGCCGCGAAGGCTACGAGGTGCTCGTGGCCACCGACGGCAAGCAGGGCCTCGAGCTCTTGCGGCGGCACGCGGTGAACGTGCTGATCACGGACCTCGTCATGCCGCAGATGAGCGGGAGCGATCTCCTGAAGGCCGCGCGTGCCGTCGCCCCGGAGACCGAGGTGGTGATGATGACCGCCTACGGCACGGTGGAGAACGCGGTCGAGGCGATGAAGCAGGGCGCCTACGACTTCGTGACCAAGCCCCTCAAGCGAGCGCAGCTCGTGGGGGTCGTCAAGCGGGCGCTCGAGAAGCAGTCCCTGGTGGTCGAGAACCGGACCCTCAGGGCGCAGCTCGAGGCGACGCGGCGTCGCACCCCGGTCGGCGCGAGCCTCTCCTGGCGGCGCATGATGGACGTGGTGATGCAGGCGGCGCCGAGCTCTGCCACCGTGCTCCTCATCGGCGAGAGCGGGACGGGCAAGGAGCTCCTCGCGCGTGCGCTGCACGAGCACAGTCAGCGCGCGAGCGGGCCCTTCGTGCCGGTCAACTGCGCTGCCATTCCCGAGACGATCCTCGAGGCGGAGCTCTTCGGCTACGAGCGGGGGGCCTTCACGGGCGCCGTTTCTCGGCGGGACGGACGCTTCAGCCTGGCCGACCGCGGGACCCTCTTTCTCGACGAGGTGGGGGAGATCAGCGCGCAGGTGCAGGTCAAGCTGCTGCGCGTCCTGCAGGAGGGGGAGTTCGACCGCCTCGGCGGCAAGACGGAGCGGGCGGACCTTCGCCTCGTGGCCGCCACGAACAAGGATCTGGCGGCCGAGATCCGCGCCGGCCGTTTTCGCGAGGACCTCTACTACCGGCTGAACGTCATCACGGTCTACGTGCCGCCGCTTCGAGAGCGGCGCGACGACATCCCGCTCCTCGCGGACTTCTTTCTGCGTCGCTACGCGGACAAGAACGCGAAGCCGGTGGCGGGCTTCACCCGCGCGGCGATGGAGCGCCTCACCGACTACCACTGGCCGGGCAACGTGCGCGAGCTCGAGAACGTGGTGGAGCGCGCCGTGGTGCTCACGAAGGCGCAGGTGATCGACGAGGACGACCTTCCGCGCGACCTCATCGGGGCTGCAGGAGGCGACGCGCGGGCGATCACCGTGGCCATCGGCACTCCCCTCGAGGAGGTGGAACGGCGACTCATCGCCGAGACGCTCCGGCACACCCGGGGGGACAAGCGGTTGGCCGCGCAGCTGCTCGGGATCGCCACCCGCACGATCTACCGCCGGCTGGAGAGCCGCGCGGGAGAGGCGGAGGACGGGGATCTCGCTGCCGACGAAGAGGCGCCTGGAGTAACCTCGCCACCGTCGGCGCCGTGA
- a CDS encoding aldehyde dehydrogenase EutE, producing the protein MELDEKRIQEIVDRVVSRLGIPGSAQSPAPAPVASVAPAVVRERGAAPGVKGFARGTVGTFPSVDAAVRAARQAFDELSRQPLSLRFKIVAAMRDVTMRHVRELSEYAVAETGLGRVDDKIRKNTLATQKTPGPEMLVPQAFTGDHGLTIIEWAPYGVIGSISPCTNPTETIINNALSLISGGNAVVFNVHPSAKGVSAWHIHLLNEAIVGAGGPRNLIATVGEPTVATAEELMKHPGIRVVVVTGGPAVVKAAMASGKKVVAAGPGNPPVVVDETADLARAAKGIVAGASFDNNIICCDEKEVFAVAKIFEPLRKELKAVGAYELSESQIGRLTRHLFPDGKHSNKDFVGKNVSVILDTIGIRVGDDVRLAFAVVEENHPLVQVEQLLPVLPLVKCSDVDAAIEAAKRAEGGRGHTASVYSRNIEVMDRMAREMNTCIFVKNAPHYAGLGGDGEGYTSWTIAHPTGEGVTCVVHFVRSRRCTLQDYFRIV; encoded by the coding sequence ATGGAGCTCGACGAAAAGAGGATTCAGGAGATCGTCGACCGGGTGGTTTCACGCCTCGGGATCCCCGGTAGTGCCCAGTCGCCGGCCCCGGCCCCGGTGGCCTCGGTCGCGCCGGCGGTGGTGCGCGAGCGCGGTGCCGCTCCGGGGGTGAAGGGGTTCGCGCGAGGGACGGTCGGTACGTTTCCCTCGGTGGACGCCGCGGTGCGCGCGGCGCGCCAAGCCTTCGACGAGCTCTCGCGGCAACCGCTCAGCCTGCGCTTCAAGATCGTGGCGGCGATGCGCGACGTGACCATGCGGCACGTGCGCGAGCTGTCGGAGTACGCGGTGGCCGAGACCGGCCTCGGGCGCGTGGACGACAAGATCCGCAAGAACACGCTCGCCACGCAGAAGACCCCGGGACCGGAGATGCTCGTCCCGCAGGCCTTCACCGGGGACCACGGCCTGACGATCATCGAGTGGGCGCCGTACGGCGTGATCGGCTCGATCAGCCCTTGCACGAATCCCACGGAGACGATCATCAACAACGCGCTGAGCCTCATCTCCGGCGGAAACGCGGTCGTCTTCAACGTGCATCCCTCGGCCAAGGGCGTCAGCGCCTGGCACATTCACCTGCTCAACGAGGCGATCGTGGGCGCCGGAGGCCCGCGCAACCTGATCGCCACCGTCGGGGAGCCCACCGTCGCCACCGCCGAGGAGCTGATGAAGCACCCCGGGATCCGGGTCGTGGTGGTGACCGGCGGGCCGGCGGTGGTGAAGGCGGCGATGGCCTCGGGGAAGAAGGTCGTGGCTGCGGGCCCCGGCAATCCCCCCGTGGTGGTAGACGAGACGGCGGACCTCGCTCGCGCTGCCAAGGGCATCGTGGCCGGTGCTTCCTTCGACAACAACATCATCTGCTGCGACGAGAAGGAGGTCTTCGCGGTGGCGAAGATCTTCGAGCCGCTGCGCAAGGAGCTCAAGGCCGTCGGCGCGTACGAGCTCTCCGAGTCGCAGATCGGGCGCCTGACGCGGCACCTCTTCCCCGACGGCAAGCACAGCAACAAGGACTTCGTCGGCAAGAACGTCTCGGTGATCCTGGACACGATCGGGATCCGCGTGGGGGACGACGTGCGGCTCGCGTTCGCCGTCGTCGAGGAGAACCACCCGCTGGTCCAGGTGGAACAGCTCCTGCCGGTGCTGCCCCTCGTGAAGTGCAGCGACGTGGACGCCGCCATCGAGGCGGCCAAGCGGGCCGAGGGCGGGCGAGGGCACACCGCGTCGGTCTACTCGCGCAACATCGAGGTCATGGATCGCATGGCGCGCGAGATGAACACCTGCATCTTCGTGAAGAACGCGCCGCACTATGCGGGGCTAGGTGGCGATGGCGAGGGCTATACCTCGTGGACCATCGCCCATCCGACCGGCGAAGGAGTGACCTGCGTGGTGCACTTCGTGCGCTCGCGTCGCTGCACCTTGCAGGACTACTTCCGCATCGTCTGA
- a CDS encoding proline dehydrogenase family protein: protein MSIFDRMVVRALPVVPKAVVGRVAQRYVAGSTLGEAVEAIRGLAGEGAMATVDVLGEEVTERDRAESAVDEYLRVLDTVRAERLAANISIKPTMLGLKIDEALAEELVGRLVRRAAELGSFVRIDMEDHTCTDATLRLYGSLRQELGSVGVVLQAMLRRTPEDIAALAPVGANVRLCKGIYREPESLAFQGYDEVREAFVRCLEQLFAAGCYVGIATHDEVLVERSLELIQRFGLKREEYEFQMLLGVTPSLRARLLGAGHRLRVYVPYGADWYAYSMRRLRENPTVARHIMKAFFSRG from the coding sequence ATGAGCATCTTCGATCGGATGGTCGTGCGCGCGCTCCCCGTGGTTCCAAAGGCCGTCGTGGGCCGCGTGGCGCAGCGGTACGTGGCGGGGTCCACCCTGGGCGAGGCCGTGGAGGCCATCCGGGGCCTCGCCGGCGAAGGCGCGATGGCGACGGTGGACGTGCTCGGCGAGGAGGTGACCGAGCGGGATCGCGCCGAGTCGGCCGTGGACGAGTATCTCCGCGTCCTCGACACGGTCCGCGCCGAGCGGCTCGCGGCGAACATCTCGATCAAACCCACGATGCTGGGCTTGAAGATCGACGAGGCGCTGGCCGAGGAGCTGGTGGGGCGACTCGTGCGCCGGGCCGCCGAGCTCGGCAGCTTCGTGCGGATCGACATGGAGGACCACACCTGCACCGACGCGACGCTGCGGCTCTACGGCAGCCTGCGCCAAGAACTCGGCAGCGTGGGGGTTGTCCTGCAGGCCATGCTGCGGCGCACGCCGGAGGACATTGCGGCGCTGGCCCCGGTAGGCGCGAACGTTCGCCTCTGCAAGGGGATCTACCGCGAGCCGGAGAGCCTCGCCTTCCAGGGTTACGACGAAGTGCGCGAGGCCTTCGTGCGCTGCCTCGAGCAGCTCTTCGCGGCCGGCTGCTACGTGGGGATCGCGACCCACGACGAGGTGCTGGTGGAGCGCAGCCTGGAGCTGATCCAGCGCTTCGGCCTGAAGCGCGAGGAGTACGAGTTCCAGATGCTCCTCGGCGTGACGCCGTCGCTCCGGGCGCGGCTTCTCGGCGCGGGGCATCGGCTGCGCGTCTACGTCCCGTACGGGGCCGACTGGTACGCCTACTCGATGCGCCGGCTGCGCGAGAACCCGACGGTGGCGCGGCACATCATGAAGGCGTTCTTCTCGCGGGGCTGA
- a CDS encoding BMC domain-containing protein: MADALGMIETRGFIGMVEAADAMVKAAKVELVGFEKIGGGYVTAVVRGDVAAVKAATEAGQRAAERVGELVSVHVIPRPHVNIDLVLPLGRRDQAKTESK, encoded by the coding sequence ATGGCTGACGCGCTGGGCATGATCGAAACCAGGGGCTTCATCGGGATGGTCGAAGCCGCTGATGCGATGGTGAAGGCCGCGAAGGTGGAGCTCGTGGGCTTCGAGAAGATCGGAGGCGGCTACGTCACGGCGGTGGTACGCGGCGACGTGGCGGCGGTGAAGGCCGCGACCGAGGCCGGGCAGCGCGCCGCCGAGCGCGTGGGCGAGCTGGTGTCGGTGCACGTCATCCCGCGGCCGCACGTGAACATCGATCTGGTGCTGCCGCTCGGGCGTCGGGACCAGGCCAAGACCGAGTCCAAGTAG
- the prmC gene encoding peptide chain release factor N(5)-glutamine methyltransferase: protein MSEPKTVWTIREVLGWTTGRFASAELPTPRLDAEVLLAHVLGVERIQLYLDFDKPLGPPELARYREAVRRRLTHEPVAYVTGRREFWSLAFEVSPAVLIPRPETELLVELGLDHLRRRPADAPAATVVEVGAGSGAIAVTIAHERPDVRVLAIERSPEALEVARRNVARHAPQVELLLGDLLEPLPEGLSVDLLLANLPYIPSAELETLAPEVRGFEPRIALDGGPDGLALVRPLVAQGVPRLAAGGLLALELDPAEVPAVRDLLAAAGLVDVRVVKDLAGRERVVRALRPA, encoded by the coding sequence ATGAGCGAGCCGAAGACGGTCTGGACGATCCGCGAGGTGCTCGGCTGGACGACGGGGCGCTTCGCCAGCGCGGAGCTGCCGACCCCCCGGCTGGATGCCGAGGTGCTGCTCGCCCACGTGCTCGGCGTAGAGCGCATCCAGCTCTACCTGGACTTCGACAAGCCGCTCGGGCCGCCCGAGCTCGCCCGCTACCGCGAGGCCGTTCGCCGCCGTCTGACCCACGAGCCGGTGGCCTACGTCACCGGTCGCCGCGAGTTCTGGTCCCTGGCGTTCGAGGTGAGCCCGGCGGTGCTGATCCCGCGCCCGGAGACGGAGCTCCTCGTGGAGCTGGGTCTCGACCACCTCCGCCGACGCCCCGCCGACGCTCCGGCTGCGACGGTGGTGGAGGTCGGCGCGGGGAGCGGCGCCATCGCGGTGACGATCGCGCACGAGCGTCCGGACGTGCGCGTTCTGGCGATCGAGAGGTCGCCCGAAGCGCTCGAGGTAGCGCGCCGCAACGTCGCCCGGCACGCCCCCCAGGTCGAGCTTCTCCTCGGGGACCTGCTCGAGCCGCTCCCCGAAGGGCTCTCCGTGGACCTCCTTCTCGCGAATCTGCCGTACATCCCCTCGGCCGAGCTGGAGACGCTCGCCCCCGAGGTGCGCGGCTTCGAACCGCGGATCGCTCTCGACGGTGGCCCGGATGGGCTCGCGCTGGTGCGGCCGCTCGTCGCGCAGGGGGTGCCGCGGCTTGCGGCAGGAGGCCTACTCGCCCTGGAGCTCGATCCGGCGGAGGTTCCGGCGGTCCGTGACCTCCTCGCGGCGGCCGGGCTCGTGGACGTTCGCGTGGTGAAGGACCTCGCCGGCCGGGAGCGCGTGGTGCGGGCGCTTCGCCCCGCCTGA
- a CDS encoding BMC domain-containing protein yields the protein MPPSRPRRSTAPLDVGGVSPPAPRSGPALGLLELGSVARGMVVADAMVKRATVTLSEAHPITPGKFVVVVAGGEEEVAEAMEAGLEAAAATLVDRLFLPKADPQLAPAMQQTLQPRTVEALGIVETFSVAATVLAADRAVKAAEVLLVQMRLARGLGGKAYFVVSGELDQVEAAVEAARLGIHDGMLLATEIIPRPHPDMVLSLWQQ from the coding sequence ATGCCCCCCTCGCGTCCTCGACGTAGCACCGCTCCGCTCGACGTGGGGGGCGTCTCGCCTCCCGCCCCTCGCTCGGGTCCCGCTCTCGGGCTCCTCGAGCTCGGGAGCGTCGCGCGCGGCATGGTGGTCGCCGACGCGATGGTCAAGCGGGCCACGGTGACGCTCTCCGAGGCGCACCCGATCACCCCCGGCAAGTTCGTCGTGGTCGTGGCCGGTGGCGAAGAAGAGGTGGCCGAAGCGATGGAGGCGGGTCTCGAGGCTGCCGCGGCCACGCTCGTGGATCGGCTCTTCCTGCCGAAGGCCGACCCGCAGCTCGCGCCGGCGATGCAGCAGACGCTGCAGCCTCGCACGGTGGAGGCGCTCGGCATCGTGGAGACCTTCTCCGTGGCGGCGACGGTGCTTGCGGCCGACCGCGCGGTCAAGGCCGCCGAGGTTCTCCTCGTGCAGATGCGGCTCGCGCGAGGTCTCGGTGGCAAGGCGTACTTCGTCGTGAGCGGTGAGCTCGACCAGGTCGAGGCCGCGGTGGAGGCGGCGCGGCTCGGCATCCACGACGGCATGTTGCTCGCGACGGAGATCATCCCTCGCCCGCATCCAGACATGGTGCTCTCGCTCTGGCAGCAGTGA